The Bdellovibrio sp. NC01 genome includes the window GTTTTTTAGACGAAGACATTTGTTCCTGATGTACTTCTTGATCGATGCGCACACGCAAGTGATGTGCGACGATGCGGATGTGGCTGATCAGTGTCTTCATCAAGGCTTCTGCCCAAGGCGGAAGCTGGGCCATACTATGCAAAAGAGTCGCATATTCGATCATGATGACTTCAGTGTCTTGCGTGGCCTTGACGTTGTGATCGCGATGCTTGCCATCGAATAAAGACAACTCCCCGACGATATCATCAGCGAAGATATGATTCCGATGGGCAACCTCATGATGCAAAAAGAAGCGGGTTATCACAAGCGATCCTGATTTTACCAAATACATGGCGGTCGCCGGATCACCTTGCCGATATAGATATTCACCTTTTGGAATTGTTATTAACTTCGCCATGTCCAGATAGTTATCAAATTTTCTTGATTAAAAAAGACCAGTCTTGCAAATGCGAACACGGGGCTAGTGAACACAAAGTGGTTGATTCACATTCGACGGACACTGCTAGTGCGCACGAGTTTTCGCTTTTTAACGCCAGAAATTTTAGAAAGTTTAAACTAGAGATGAAGACATTCCATTCACATTAGAACAAGGTCTGGTCACAGAAAAGGGCTCTCTGCCCTTTTCTTATTTCGCTCTAATGATAAATAAACCGTCTAAATCAAAACGTTCGGTTGATTTCAACAATGTCTCTTTAATTTCAGCGCTGATTTTATTGCGCTCTCCGGCCATTGGAATGAAAGAACCATCGGCATGAGTCAGACTGAATTCAATTTTATTGTGACTCACAAGATCGCTTAATGCAGAGATAACGTAAGAACGGACTGCGTGAAAATCATTATGCTTCAGATATGTTTCAGCAAGAATGCTCACGTGATGAGCTTTCATCGGACCGTGTTCTAAACCAGATTCAAGTGCTTCGAGAAATTCTTCGTAAGATGCCAAGCCAATATCCTCAATAAAGTACCAATAAACATACCTAACTTTATAGGGGGTTAACAACCTTCAATTTACTCTCTAGACTCGCTGTTTAAATGGTTATGTTACCTAAAAACCA containing:
- a CDS encoding Crp/Fnr family transcriptional regulator, with protein sequence MAKLITIPKGEYLYRQGDPATAMYLVKSGSLVITRFFLHHEVAHRNHIFADDIVGELSLFDGKHRDHNVKATQDTEVIMIEYATLLHSMAQLPPWAEALMKTLISHIRIVAHHLRVRIDQEVHQEQMSSSKKPAPLNDAG